A stretch of Brassica rapa cultivar Chiifu-401-42 chromosome A08, CAAS_Brap_v3.01, whole genome shotgun sequence DNA encodes these proteins:
- the LOC103835124 gene encoding uncharacterized protein LOC103835124 isoform X1 produces the protein MRMARKKTESSTESSKEIKARGKFTRANKCMKTTTKKVNESGKHNSKREKRKSPSDSPDESPSSRVQRLMNTKDGAQQVPVLALHSDKEVRRCGKMKLQLFPVDAHTRQGLEKDGFHPYLELTLSSRKKVFSVLQHIHSKWGSSEIARGDPTLYPYDKSRLTSGLKWTPDSSITIRDVYVAVGAPSLFRLRYGWSSELCNKTNEPPSPSTPGITCFPNVEPQNIFCDKRENGKQMFGLENLTQVTDPPLSANTPPDGPVESAAEKKINNGSGPTFFQWDDGLTSLSIGGLLSEVSLKGNFGNGSKNSNANPTLWDENLTNISIGGLFSEASLQGRRGKEESTHNNSGNQQRSVSIGAFLSEASSRGEGSNKTWETRGATSQQPLPLISDSLDAFLVNQTKDQPRGPCHAPPPPEVSHSSILDAEDTCHAFSFRKRTTTSPTVLEQVSEETEEQQQKDESKPAKGLFGSGVFNQDSSLGFSGIKWADSRGPFDFGLSLSSRKFTNGDSVSFGAAVKDLREVEPSEDKIKLQKH, from the exons aATGGCTAGAAAGAAGACTGAGAGTTCAACTGAATCCTCAAAGGAGATCAAAGCCAGAGGAAAATTCACCAGAGCCAATAAGTGTATGAAAACAACTACTAAGAAAGTCAACGAGTCTG GGAAGCATAATAGTAAAAGAGAGAAGAGGAAGTCCCCTTCTGATTCTCCAGACGAGTCTCCATCCTCTCGAGTTCAAAGGTTAATGAATACCAAAGACGGAGCTCAACAAGTACCTGTTCTTGCTCTCCATTCGGACAAAGAGGTTAGACGTTGTGGAAAAATGAAGTTGCAGCTTTTTCCTGTGGATGCTCATACACGTCAAGGATTAGAAAAG GATGGCTTTCACCCATATTTGGAACTCACTCTTAGCTCACGGAAGAAGGTTTTTTCAGTGCTTCAACACATTCACAGTAAATGGGGAAGCTCAGAGATAGCTCGGGGAGATCCTACCTTGTACCCATATGATAAATCGAGACTCACTTCTGGTCTTAAATGGACACCAGACAGCAGCATCACGATAAGGGATGTCTATGTGGCTGTTGGAGCTCCATCCCTATTCCGCTTAAG GTATGGATGGTCTTCTGAGCTTTGTAATAAAACAAATGAACCGCCATCTCCATCAACTCCGGGTATCACTTGTTTTCCAAATGTAGAACCTCAGAACATCTTCTGTGACAAAAGAGAGAATGGAAAGCAGATGTTTGGTTTAGAGAACCTAACTCAAGTGACTGACCCGCCTCTCTCTGCAAACACTCCACCTGATGGACCAGTCGAGTCAGCAGCG GAGAAGAAGATAAATAACGGATCTGGACCAACATTTTTTCAATGGGACGATGGTTTAACAAGCTTAAGTATTGGCGGCTTACTTTCTGAAGTATCTTTGAAGGGGAACTTCGGGAACGGTTCTAAAAATTCAAATGCGAACCCAACTCTCTGGGACGAGAATCTTACAAACATAAGCATTGGAGGTCTGTTTTCCGAGGCATCTTTACAAGGCAGACGCGGTAAAGAAGAATCAACTCATAATAATAGCGGTAATCAGCAGCGAAGTGTTAGCATTGGAGCCTTTCTTTCTGAAGCATCATCACGAGGAGAGGGGAGTAACAAAACTTGGGAGACCAGGGGAGCTACCTCACAACAACCATTACCTCTAATCTCTGATTCATTGGATGCATTCCTTGTGAACCAAACAAAAGATCAGCCTCGAGGTCCTTGTCATGCACCTCCTCCTCCCGAGGTGTCACATTCGTCTATACTCGACGCAGAAGACACATGCCATGCATTTTCATTCCGAAAGCGCACTACAACCTCACCCACGGTTCTTGAGCAG GtaagtgaagaaactgaggagcaGCAACAGAAAGATGAATCTAAACCTGCAAAAGGGTTGTTTGGTTCAGGGGTGTTTAATCAGGACAGCAGCCTTGGATTTTCAGGAATCAAGTGG GCTGACTCACGAGGACCATTTGATTTTGGCTTATCTTTGTCGTCCCGAAAGTTTACAAATGGAGACAGCGTAAGCTTTGGTGCTGCGGTAAAAGATCTACGGGAAGTGGAACCTTCAGAAGATAAAATAAAGCTTCAAAAGCATTGA
- the LOC103835124 gene encoding uncharacterized protein LOC103835124 isoform X3 has protein sequence MRMARKKTESSTESSKEIKARGKFTRANKCMKTTTKKVNESGKHNSKREKRKSPSDSPDGAQQVPVLALHSDKEVRRCGKMKLQLFPVDAHTRQGLEKDGFHPYLELTLSSRKKVFSVLQHIHSKWGSSEIARGDPTLYPYDKSRLTSGLKWTPDSSITIRDVYVAVGAPSLFRLRYGWSSELCNKTNEPPSPSTPGITCFPNVEPQNIFCDKRENGKQMFGLENLTQVTDPPLSANTPPDGPVESAAEKKINNGSGPTFFQWDDGLTSLSIGGLLSEVSLKGNFGNGSKNSNANPTLWDENLTNISIGGLFSEASLQGRRGKEESTHNNSGNQQRSVSIGAFLSEASSRGEGSNKTWETRGATSQQPLPLISDSLDAFLVNQTKDQPRGPCHAPPPPEVSHSSILDAEDTCHAFSFRKRTTTSPTVLEQVSEETEEQQQKDESKPAKGLFGSGVFNQDSSLGFSGIKWADSRGPFDFGLSLSSRKFTNGDSVSFGAAVKDLREVEPSEDKIKLQKH, from the exons aATGGCTAGAAAGAAGACTGAGAGTTCAACTGAATCCTCAAAGGAGATCAAAGCCAGAGGAAAATTCACCAGAGCCAATAAGTGTATGAAAACAACTACTAAGAAAGTCAACGAGTCTG GGAAGCATAATAGTAAAAGAGAGAAGAGGAAGTCCCCTTCTGATTCTCC AGACGGAGCTCAACAAGTACCTGTTCTTGCTCTCCATTCGGACAAAGAGGTTAGACGTTGTGGAAAAATGAAGTTGCAGCTTTTTCCTGTGGATGCTCATACACGTCAAGGATTAGAAAAG GATGGCTTTCACCCATATTTGGAACTCACTCTTAGCTCACGGAAGAAGGTTTTTTCAGTGCTTCAACACATTCACAGTAAATGGGGAAGCTCAGAGATAGCTCGGGGAGATCCTACCTTGTACCCATATGATAAATCGAGACTCACTTCTGGTCTTAAATGGACACCAGACAGCAGCATCACGATAAGGGATGTCTATGTGGCTGTTGGAGCTCCATCCCTATTCCGCTTAAG GTATGGATGGTCTTCTGAGCTTTGTAATAAAACAAATGAACCGCCATCTCCATCAACTCCGGGTATCACTTGTTTTCCAAATGTAGAACCTCAGAACATCTTCTGTGACAAAAGAGAGAATGGAAAGCAGATGTTTGGTTTAGAGAACCTAACTCAAGTGACTGACCCGCCTCTCTCTGCAAACACTCCACCTGATGGACCAGTCGAGTCAGCAGCG GAGAAGAAGATAAATAACGGATCTGGACCAACATTTTTTCAATGGGACGATGGTTTAACAAGCTTAAGTATTGGCGGCTTACTTTCTGAAGTATCTTTGAAGGGGAACTTCGGGAACGGTTCTAAAAATTCAAATGCGAACCCAACTCTCTGGGACGAGAATCTTACAAACATAAGCATTGGAGGTCTGTTTTCCGAGGCATCTTTACAAGGCAGACGCGGTAAAGAAGAATCAACTCATAATAATAGCGGTAATCAGCAGCGAAGTGTTAGCATTGGAGCCTTTCTTTCTGAAGCATCATCACGAGGAGAGGGGAGTAACAAAACTTGGGAGACCAGGGGAGCTACCTCACAACAACCATTACCTCTAATCTCTGATTCATTGGATGCATTCCTTGTGAACCAAACAAAAGATCAGCCTCGAGGTCCTTGTCATGCACCTCCTCCTCCCGAGGTGTCACATTCGTCTATACTCGACGCAGAAGACACATGCCATGCATTTTCATTCCGAAAGCGCACTACAACCTCACCCACGGTTCTTGAGCAG GtaagtgaagaaactgaggagcaGCAACAGAAAGATGAATCTAAACCTGCAAAAGGGTTGTTTGGTTCAGGGGTGTTTAATCAGGACAGCAGCCTTGGATTTTCAGGAATCAAGTGG GCTGACTCACGAGGACCATTTGATTTTGGCTTATCTTTGTCGTCCCGAAAGTTTACAAATGGAGACAGCGTAAGCTTTGGTGCTGCGGTAAAAGATCTACGGGAAGTGGAACCTTCAGAAGATAAAATAAAGCTTCAAAAGCATTGA
- the LOC103835124 gene encoding uncharacterized protein LOC103835124 isoform X2: protein MARKKTESSTESSKEIKARGKFTRANKCMKTTTKKVNESGKHNSKREKRKSPSDSPDESPSSRVQRLMNTKDGAQQVPVLALHSDKEVRRCGKMKLQLFPVDAHTRQGLEKDGFHPYLELTLSSRKKVFSVLQHIHSKWGSSEIARGDPTLYPYDKSRLTSGLKWTPDSSITIRDVYVAVGAPSLFRLRYGWSSELCNKTNEPPSPSTPGITCFPNVEPQNIFCDKRENGKQMFGLENLTQVTDPPLSANTPPDGPVESAAEKKINNGSGPTFFQWDDGLTSLSIGGLLSEVSLKGNFGNGSKNSNANPTLWDENLTNISIGGLFSEASLQGRRGKEESTHNNSGNQQRSVSIGAFLSEASSRGEGSNKTWETRGATSQQPLPLISDSLDAFLVNQTKDQPRGPCHAPPPPEVSHSSILDAEDTCHAFSFRKRTTTSPTVLEQVSEETEEQQQKDESKPAKGLFGSGVFNQDSSLGFSGIKWADSRGPFDFGLSLSSRKFTNGDSVSFGAAVKDLREVEPSEDKIKLQKH from the exons ATGGCTAGAAAGAAGACTGAGAGTTCAACTGAATCCTCAAAGGAGATCAAAGCCAGAGGAAAATTCACCAGAGCCAATAAGTGTATGAAAACAACTACTAAGAAAGTCAACGAGTCTG GGAAGCATAATAGTAAAAGAGAGAAGAGGAAGTCCCCTTCTGATTCTCCAGACGAGTCTCCATCCTCTCGAGTTCAAAGGTTAATGAATACCAAAGACGGAGCTCAACAAGTACCTGTTCTTGCTCTCCATTCGGACAAAGAGGTTAGACGTTGTGGAAAAATGAAGTTGCAGCTTTTTCCTGTGGATGCTCATACACGTCAAGGATTAGAAAAG GATGGCTTTCACCCATATTTGGAACTCACTCTTAGCTCACGGAAGAAGGTTTTTTCAGTGCTTCAACACATTCACAGTAAATGGGGAAGCTCAGAGATAGCTCGGGGAGATCCTACCTTGTACCCATATGATAAATCGAGACTCACTTCTGGTCTTAAATGGACACCAGACAGCAGCATCACGATAAGGGATGTCTATGTGGCTGTTGGAGCTCCATCCCTATTCCGCTTAAG GTATGGATGGTCTTCTGAGCTTTGTAATAAAACAAATGAACCGCCATCTCCATCAACTCCGGGTATCACTTGTTTTCCAAATGTAGAACCTCAGAACATCTTCTGTGACAAAAGAGAGAATGGAAAGCAGATGTTTGGTTTAGAGAACCTAACTCAAGTGACTGACCCGCCTCTCTCTGCAAACACTCCACCTGATGGACCAGTCGAGTCAGCAGCG GAGAAGAAGATAAATAACGGATCTGGACCAACATTTTTTCAATGGGACGATGGTTTAACAAGCTTAAGTATTGGCGGCTTACTTTCTGAAGTATCTTTGAAGGGGAACTTCGGGAACGGTTCTAAAAATTCAAATGCGAACCCAACTCTCTGGGACGAGAATCTTACAAACATAAGCATTGGAGGTCTGTTTTCCGAGGCATCTTTACAAGGCAGACGCGGTAAAGAAGAATCAACTCATAATAATAGCGGTAATCAGCAGCGAAGTGTTAGCATTGGAGCCTTTCTTTCTGAAGCATCATCACGAGGAGAGGGGAGTAACAAAACTTGGGAGACCAGGGGAGCTACCTCACAACAACCATTACCTCTAATCTCTGATTCATTGGATGCATTCCTTGTGAACCAAACAAAAGATCAGCCTCGAGGTCCTTGTCATGCACCTCCTCCTCCCGAGGTGTCACATTCGTCTATACTCGACGCAGAAGACACATGCCATGCATTTTCATTCCGAAAGCGCACTACAACCTCACCCACGGTTCTTGAGCAG GtaagtgaagaaactgaggagcaGCAACAGAAAGATGAATCTAAACCTGCAAAAGGGTTGTTTGGTTCAGGGGTGTTTAATCAGGACAGCAGCCTTGGATTTTCAGGAATCAAGTGG GCTGACTCACGAGGACCATTTGATTTTGGCTTATCTTTGTCGTCCCGAAAGTTTACAAATGGAGACAGCGTAAGCTTTGGTGCTGCGGTAAAAGATCTACGGGAAGTGGAACCTTCAGAAGATAAAATAAAGCTTCAAAAGCATTGA
- the LOC103835124 gene encoding uncharacterized protein LOC103835124 isoform X4: MARKKTESSTESSKEIKARGKFTRANKCMKTTTKKVNESGKHNSKREKRKSPSDSPDGAQQVPVLALHSDKEVRRCGKMKLQLFPVDAHTRQGLEKDGFHPYLELTLSSRKKVFSVLQHIHSKWGSSEIARGDPTLYPYDKSRLTSGLKWTPDSSITIRDVYVAVGAPSLFRLRYGWSSELCNKTNEPPSPSTPGITCFPNVEPQNIFCDKRENGKQMFGLENLTQVTDPPLSANTPPDGPVESAAEKKINNGSGPTFFQWDDGLTSLSIGGLLSEVSLKGNFGNGSKNSNANPTLWDENLTNISIGGLFSEASLQGRRGKEESTHNNSGNQQRSVSIGAFLSEASSRGEGSNKTWETRGATSQQPLPLISDSLDAFLVNQTKDQPRGPCHAPPPPEVSHSSILDAEDTCHAFSFRKRTTTSPTVLEQVSEETEEQQQKDESKPAKGLFGSGVFNQDSSLGFSGIKWADSRGPFDFGLSLSSRKFTNGDSVSFGAAVKDLREVEPSEDKIKLQKH, from the exons ATGGCTAGAAAGAAGACTGAGAGTTCAACTGAATCCTCAAAGGAGATCAAAGCCAGAGGAAAATTCACCAGAGCCAATAAGTGTATGAAAACAACTACTAAGAAAGTCAACGAGTCTG GGAAGCATAATAGTAAAAGAGAGAAGAGGAAGTCCCCTTCTGATTCTCC AGACGGAGCTCAACAAGTACCTGTTCTTGCTCTCCATTCGGACAAAGAGGTTAGACGTTGTGGAAAAATGAAGTTGCAGCTTTTTCCTGTGGATGCTCATACACGTCAAGGATTAGAAAAG GATGGCTTTCACCCATATTTGGAACTCACTCTTAGCTCACGGAAGAAGGTTTTTTCAGTGCTTCAACACATTCACAGTAAATGGGGAAGCTCAGAGATAGCTCGGGGAGATCCTACCTTGTACCCATATGATAAATCGAGACTCACTTCTGGTCTTAAATGGACACCAGACAGCAGCATCACGATAAGGGATGTCTATGTGGCTGTTGGAGCTCCATCCCTATTCCGCTTAAG GTATGGATGGTCTTCTGAGCTTTGTAATAAAACAAATGAACCGCCATCTCCATCAACTCCGGGTATCACTTGTTTTCCAAATGTAGAACCTCAGAACATCTTCTGTGACAAAAGAGAGAATGGAAAGCAGATGTTTGGTTTAGAGAACCTAACTCAAGTGACTGACCCGCCTCTCTCTGCAAACACTCCACCTGATGGACCAGTCGAGTCAGCAGCG GAGAAGAAGATAAATAACGGATCTGGACCAACATTTTTTCAATGGGACGATGGTTTAACAAGCTTAAGTATTGGCGGCTTACTTTCTGAAGTATCTTTGAAGGGGAACTTCGGGAACGGTTCTAAAAATTCAAATGCGAACCCAACTCTCTGGGACGAGAATCTTACAAACATAAGCATTGGAGGTCTGTTTTCCGAGGCATCTTTACAAGGCAGACGCGGTAAAGAAGAATCAACTCATAATAATAGCGGTAATCAGCAGCGAAGTGTTAGCATTGGAGCCTTTCTTTCTGAAGCATCATCACGAGGAGAGGGGAGTAACAAAACTTGGGAGACCAGGGGAGCTACCTCACAACAACCATTACCTCTAATCTCTGATTCATTGGATGCATTCCTTGTGAACCAAACAAAAGATCAGCCTCGAGGTCCTTGTCATGCACCTCCTCCTCCCGAGGTGTCACATTCGTCTATACTCGACGCAGAAGACACATGCCATGCATTTTCATTCCGAAAGCGCACTACAACCTCACCCACGGTTCTTGAGCAG GtaagtgaagaaactgaggagcaGCAACAGAAAGATGAATCTAAACCTGCAAAAGGGTTGTTTGGTTCAGGGGTGTTTAATCAGGACAGCAGCCTTGGATTTTCAGGAATCAAGTGG GCTGACTCACGAGGACCATTTGATTTTGGCTTATCTTTGTCGTCCCGAAAGTTTACAAATGGAGACAGCGTAAGCTTTGGTGCTGCGGTAAAAGATCTACGGGAAGTGGAACCTTCAGAAGATAAAATAAAGCTTCAAAAGCATTGA
- the LOC103835125 gene encoding ubiquitin carboxyl-terminal hydrolase 27 yields the protein MVPRRVSDTKAIVRILTQTFRASQLSVASLLGVAGFLYALKSGRFRNLNLLFSGTRQDDEDDDDDDDDAMLVPGLQNLGNNCFLNVILQALASCKDFRSYLQWVLDDASETDEQFPLTLALSDLLQELCTAGRRQSVSSPRQVMLALTHYVRNFNLTCQQDAAEALLHLISSLQEEIVVCYRPTKTSNLSDIMFSRNLRMVAAPSEEGLNDLKRWHKHLRGPFDGILGSTLMCRTCSSQISLEFQFFHTLPLSPLLYSGSSNIVLGCTLENCLKKFLGAEKVENYFCHRCWHVAAVKYSSAMRAAETDIEKIKNCGGDDKCDCKASHHLQRMPWSNSYSFILKQLTIARFPKLLCVQVQRASLNMFGESVKLSGHVAFPLVLDLSLFSQSSIGLNIEKNEVSQYLNPEASSRNHGGMYRLVTVVEHFGMTGSGHYTVYRSVRVASQEDADCEESRWFSISDSEVGRVSESDVLGAEASLLFYEKL from the exons ATGGTTCCTCGTCGAGTTTCCGACACAAAGGCGATTGTCCGTATCCTCACCCAAACATTCAGGGCTTCGCAGCTGTCCGTCGCCTCTCTACTCGGAGTAGCTGGCTTCTTATACGCCCTAAAGTCCGGTAGATTCCGCAACctaaatctcttattctccgGTACAAGACAAGACgacgaagatgatgatgatgatgatgatgatgctatGCTCGTACCGGGCCTTCAAAATCTCGGCAACAATTGCTTCCTCAACGTCATCCTTCAG GCTCTCGCGAGCTGCAAAGACTTTCGGAGTTATCTTCAATGGGTTTTAGATGATGCGAGTGAAACTGATGAACAGTTCCCTCTTACGCTTGCTTTGTCTGATTTATTACAAG AGCTCTGCACAGCTGGGAGAAGACAATCTGTATCTAGTCCTCGTCAAGTCATGCTGGCATTGACTCATTATGTCAGAAATTTCAATTTGACATGCCAACAG GACGCAGCAGAAGCTCTTCTTCATCTAATATCTTCTTTGCAAGAAGAGATTGTTGTTTGCTATCGTCCTACCAAAACTAGTAATCTTTCGGATATAATGTTTTCTCGCAACTTGAGGATGGTTGCTGCGCCTAGTGAAGAAGGTCTCAATGATTTGAAGAGATGGCATAAACATTTGCGTGGACCGTTCGATGGGATTCTTGGTAGTACGTTGATGTGTCGAACTTGTTCTTCTCAG ATTTCGTTGGAGTTTCAGTTTTTCCATACGTTGCCTCTTTCTCCTCTGCTATATAGTGGTAGTTCCAACATT GTGTTGGGATGCACTTTGGAGAATTGCTTGAAGAAGTTTCTTGGCGCGGAGAAAGTGGAAAACTACTTCTGCCATAGATGCTGGCACGTTGCTGCTGTGAAATATTCATCTGCGATGAGAGCAGCTGAGACAGATATCGAAAAGATCAAGAACTGTGGTGGAGACGACAAATGTGACTGTAAagcttctcatcatcttcaGAGAATGCCATGGTCAAACAGCTATTCCTTTATATTAAAGCAATTAACCATTGCCCGTTTCCCAAAG CTTCTATGCGTTCAAGTGCAACGTGCTTCATTGAACATGTTTGGAGAGTCGGTCAAGCTATCG GGACATGTCGCTTTCCCGCTTGTCTTGGACCTCTCCTTATTTTCACAGTCTTCAATAGGATTAAACATAGAAAAGAATGAGGTGTCACAGTACTTAAATCCTGAAGCATCATCAAGAAACCATGGTGGCATGTATAGGCTTGTGACAGTGGTGGAACATTTTGGTATGACCGGAAGCGGACACTATACTGTTTATAGAAGTGTGAGAGTAGCATCACAAGAAGATGCAGATTGTGAGGAATCGAGGTGGTTCAGTATATCTGATTCAGAAGTTGGCAGAGTATCGGAGAGTGATGTTCTTGGTGCTGAAGCTAGCCTGCTCTTCTATGAGAAGCTTTAA